Proteins found in one Candidatus Nomurabacteria bacterium genomic segment:
- a CDS encoding PD-(D/E)XK nuclease family protein produces MAYYRNTRYTLGQTKPYTISRSKIELFTQCQRCFWLEARLGIKRPSSPPFQINKAIDELFKKEFDFYRQKQQPHPIMVQNKLAAVPFKHKDVVLWQDTFKGIRTLHTGTNLEVFGGIDDVWIDANEQLIVVDYKATAKAKEVTLDADWQKSYKRQLEVYQWLLRQNGFTVSDTGYFVYANARFDGDIFNDTLTFTTKLIAHTGTDNWIEPTLVHIKEVLEGDMPPVGDSIMGGECEFCAYARKRTELTLDHLQKSKR; encoded by the coding sequence ATGGCATATTACAGAAACACGCGTTACACACTTGGGCAAACGAAACCATATACAATTAGTCGTAGTAAAATAGAACTCTTTACACAGTGCCAGCGTTGTTTTTGGCTCGAGGCGAGGCTTGGTATTAAAAGACCCAGCAGTCCACCGTTCCAAATAAATAAAGCAATAGACGAACTCTTCAAAAAAGAATTTGATTTTTACCGCCAAAAACAACAACCGCACCCTATTATGGTACAAAATAAGCTTGCAGCTGTACCATTTAAACATAAAGACGTGGTGCTATGGCAAGATACGTTTAAAGGAATCCGTACACTGCACACGGGTACTAACCTAGAAGTGTTTGGTGGCATAGATGACGTTTGGATAGACGCAAATGAGCAGCTTATTGTGGTAGATTATAAGGCCACCGCAAAAGCCAAAGAAGTGACGCTAGACGCCGATTGGCAAAAAAGCTATAAACGCCAGCTAGAGGTATACCAATGGTTATTACGCCAAAATGGTTTTACCGTGAGTGATACGGGGTATTTTGTATACGCGAATGCTCGCTTTGATGGGGATATTTTTAACGATACACTAACCTTTACAACCAAATTAATTGCTCACACAGGTACCGATAATTGGATTGAGCCAACACTTGTACACATTAAAGAGGTACTCGAAGGCGACATGCCACCAGTTGGTGATTCTATAATGGGCGGTGAATGCGAATTTTGTGCATATGCTCGCAAGCGTACAGAACTTACGCT
- a CDS encoding 16S rRNA (uracil(1498)-N(3))-methyltransferase, with protein sequence MKLHRFYIHEMHNRFGPIALGHEVWIHDTTLLHQWLTVLRFRVGDQLVLFNDTEERLYTIATIQGTDSVKLELLTDIERCVATREVYLVWSLLKKDKNDWVLQKATELGVHKFIPMIAQRSEKTELNIERAKRIIIEAAEQCGRADIPELREPISLHEALEEYKDLPLCIAEQHDDQNNIPTDTKKVGILIGPEGGWSDEEKIYFKELALPHVSLSRFTLRAETAAITAVSRLLS encoded by the coding sequence ATGAAGCTACATAGATTTTATATTCACGAAATGCACAATAGATTTGGCCCAATAGCACTTGGCCACGAGGTATGGATACATGACACAACATTACTACATCAGTGGCTTACTGTACTGCGCTTTCGGGTTGGTGATCAGCTTGTACTGTTTAACGATACAGAAGAGCGTTTATATACAATTGCCACAATACAAGGTACCGATTCTGTTAAACTAGAGCTTCTTACAGATATAGAACGTTGTGTAGCGACCCGTGAAGTATACTTAGTGTGGTCACTACTTAAAAAAGATAAAAATGATTGGGTATTGCAAAAAGCCACAGAGCTCGGTGTGCATAAATTTATACCAATGATTGCCCAAAGAAGTGAAAAAACAGAGCTTAATATAGAACGAGCCAAACGAATTATCATCGAAGCAGCCGAACAATGTGGCAGAGCAGACATTCCAGAGTTGAGAGAACCAATTAGCCTACACGAAGCATTAGAAGAGTATAAAGACTTGCCGCTATGTATTGCTGAACAGCACGATGATCAAAACAACATACCGACAGATACAAAAAAAGTAGGCATCTTGATAGGGCCCGAGGGTGGCTGGTCAGATGAAGAAAAGATCTATTTTAAAGAATTAGCCTTACCCCATGTGTCGTTATCTCGTTTTACTTTGCGGGCAGAAACAGCTGCAATCACTGCCGTAAGCAGACTACTGAGCTAG